A region of Vigna radiata var. radiata cultivar VC1973A chromosome 6, Vradiata_ver6, whole genome shotgun sequence DNA encodes the following proteins:
- the LOC106762975 gene encoding probable isoaspartyl peptidase/L-asparaginase 2 — translation MGGWAIAVHGGAGVDPNLPLERQEEAKQLLTRCLNLGISALRSNVPAIDVVELVVRELETDPLFNSGRGSALTEKGTVEMEASIMDGPKRRCGAVSGLTTVKNPISLARLVMDKSPHSYIAFSGAEEFARQQGVEVVDNEYFVTPDNVGMLKLAKEANTILFDYRIPNSGYETCGSGVESPLQMNGLPISVYAPETVGCVVVDREGRCAAATSTGGLMNKMTGRIGDSPLIGAGTYACELCGVSCTGEGEAIIRGTLAREVAAVMEYKNLKLHDAVDFVIKHRLDEGKAGLIAVSNTGEVACGFNCNGMFRACATEDGFMEVAIWE, via the exons atgGGAGGTTGGGCAATTGCTGTGCATGGTGGCGCCGGTGTGGACCCTAATCTCCCACTCGAGCGCCAGGAAGAGGCGAAACAACTTCTCACTCGCTGTCTCAATCTTGGAATCTCTGCTCTGCGTTCCAATGTTCCCGCCATTGATGTTGTCGAACTTGTG GTGAGGGAGTTGGAAACGGATCCGCTCTTCAATTCGGGCCGTGGATCTGCCCTGACGGAAAAAGGAACGGTAGAGATGGAGGCTAGCATCATGGATGGGCCGAAACGGCGCTGCGGCGCCGTTTCGGGTCTTACGACCGTCAAGAACCCGATTTCGCTGGCTCGTTTAGTTATGGACAAATCCCCACATTCATACATCGCCTTCTCTGGAGCTGAAGAATTCGCCAGGCAACAG gGGGTGGAGGTTGTGGACAACGAATACTTTGTCACACCTGACAATGTGGGCATGCTGAAGCTGGCAAAGGAAGCCAACACAATCCTG TTTGATTACCGAATTCCGAACTCGGGGTACGAGACATGTGGATCCGGTGTGGAGAGTCCACTGCAGATGAATGGGCTCCCGATAAGCGTGTACGCGCCGGAGACCGTTGGCTGCGTGGTGGTGGACCGGGAGGGGCGGTGTGCTGCGGCGACGTCAACCGGTGGACTGATGAACAAAATGACCGGTCGAATCGGTGACTCGCCGCTGATCGGCGCTGGGACCTACGCTTGCGAGTTGTGTGGGGTTTCGTGCACGGGTGAGGGCGAGGCCATCATACGTGGCACTCTGGCGCGTGAGGTGGCAGCGGTGATGGAATACAAAAACTTGAAGCTTCATGATGCCGTTGATTTTGTGATCAAACACCGTCTGGATGAAGGAAAAGCTGGGCTCATTGCAGTTTCCAACACTGGTGAAGTCGCTTGTGGGTTCAATTGCAATGGCATGTTCAGGGCTTGTGCCACTGAAGATGGTTTCATGGAGGTTGCAATTTGGGAATAA